Proteins encoded by one window of Vibrio rumoiensis:
- the lapB gene encoding lipopolysaccharide assembly protein LapB, producing the protein MLELLFLLLPIAAAYGWYMGNRSARQDKQEQSHQISRQYVRGLNLLLSEQSDKAVDHFIELLQVDDETIDTHLALGNLFRSRGEVDRAIRIHQNLITREGLTVDQKNLALQQLAKDYMVSGFFDRAEKIFEQLIEEPEHREQALQQLVTIYQQTREWNKAIQYGDALVAMGRKKMRRDIAHYWCEIAMHELSLTNTSKAILYFKRALTEDPNCVRANIALGNIYLESDDYKQTIQCLEKVLEQDIDYISEILPTLADCYYQIGQEAGMLEFLKKCIAKKAGVSAELMLAQMVAQHEGIAAAQTLLTQQLIKNPTMKGFYRLIDYHIAEAEEGRAKDSLTTLQEMVGVQMKAKPHYQCRQCGFATHSIYWHCPSCKGWGTIKPIRGLDGE; encoded by the coding sequence ATGCTAGAGCTACTTTTTCTGTTATTACCAATCGCCGCTGCTTATGGCTGGTACATGGGTAATCGCAGTGCTCGACAAGATAAACAAGAACAATCCCATCAGATTTCTCGCCAATACGTGAGAGGTCTAAACCTCCTATTGTCTGAACAATCAGATAAAGCGGTTGATCACTTTATTGAACTCCTTCAAGTTGATGATGAAACCATCGATACTCACTTAGCATTGGGGAATTTGTTTCGGTCACGCGGTGAGGTTGATCGTGCTATCCGTATCCATCAAAATTTAATTACCCGCGAAGGACTGACGGTCGATCAAAAAAATCTCGCGCTACAGCAGTTAGCAAAAGATTATATGGTTTCAGGTTTTTTTGACCGTGCCGAGAAAATTTTTGAGCAGCTGATTGAAGAACCTGAACATCGAGAACAAGCACTACAGCAACTTGTCACCATCTACCAACAAACTCGTGAATGGAATAAAGCCATTCAATATGGTGATGCCTTAGTGGCGATGGGGCGTAAGAAAATGCGTCGAGATATCGCACATTATTGGTGTGAAATTGCTATGCATGAATTAAGTTTGACCAATACATCGAAAGCAATTCTTTATTTCAAAAGAGCTTTAACAGAAGATCCAAATTGTGTGCGTGCAAATATTGCATTGGGTAATATCTATTTAGAGTCTGATGATTATAAGCAAACCATTCAATGCTTAGAGAAAGTACTTGAACAGGATATTGATTACATTTCTGAGATTTTACCAACGTTGGCTGATTGTTATTATCAAATTGGGCAAGAAGCAGGAATGTTAGAATTTTTGAAAAAATGTATTGCTAAGAAAGCAGGGGTATCCGCAGAGTTAATGTTAGCCCAGATGGTTGCTCAACATGAAGGCATTGCAGCAGCCCAAACATTACTGACTCAACAGCTTATCAAAAACCCAACAATGAAAGGGTTCTATCGATTAATTGATTACCATATTGCTGAGGCTGAAGAAGGTCGAGCAAAAGATAGTTTGACCACTTTACAAGAGATGGTTGGGGTGCAAATGAAAGCCAAGCCTCACTATCAATGTCGACAATGTGGTTTTGCTACTCATTCCATTTATTGGCACTGTCCATCCTGCAAAGGGTGGGGAACAATAAAGCCAATTCGTGGATTAGATGGTGAGTAG
- a CDS encoding LapA family protein, whose translation MKIIKIILVIALFLIALALGAENQETVTFNYLIAQNELPLSLLLGIVFIVAFVMAWLIFGSLYLKSKLTVLRLRKQLNKAQASSSKPSEQLPEIKG comes from the coding sequence ATGAAAATTATAAAAATTATTTTGGTTATCGCACTTTTTCTGATTGCCTTGGCGTTAGGTGCTGAAAATCAAGAAACAGTGACATTTAATTATCTTATTGCTCAAAATGAATTACCGCTCTCCTTGTTACTCGGTATTGTTTTTATTGTTGCCTTTGTAATGGCTTGGTTAATTTTTGGCAGTCTATATCTGAAATCTAAATTAACAGTGCTTCGTTTACGAAAACAGTTGAATAAAGCACAGGCGTCTTCTTCAAAGCCATCAGAGCAGTTACCTGAAATCAAAGGTTAG
- a CDS encoding ATP-binding cassette domain-containing protein: MSLLIQQLSISYSNADSLSSDKQPLIRYLDLQILNGEITTLMGPSGCGKSTLLNVIAGHFNQELSYDGKVILDDEEIQTKDPHERSIGILFQDDLLFPHLNIWENIAFALPNKIKKKERKPEALAILDRVGLANLANAMPHQISGGQRARISLLRMLSAQPKAVLLDEPFSKLDPELRINFKTWVFEQLFKANIPTLMVTHDEDDAPAGGKILHWSQLTIEAQSYAR; the protein is encoded by the coding sequence ATGAGCCTATTGATTCAACAACTTTCCATCTCTTATTCAAATGCGGACTCATTAAGCTCAGACAAACAACCATTAATCCGTTACCTTGATCTTCAAATTTTAAATGGCGAAATAACGACATTAATGGGGCCTAGCGGCTGTGGAAAATCAACATTACTCAATGTCATTGCGGGTCATTTTAATCAAGAGCTTTCTTATGATGGTAAGGTGATATTAGATGATGAAGAAATCCAAACAAAAGATCCTCATGAACGTTCGATCGGAATACTATTTCAAGATGACTTACTTTTTCCTCATTTAAATATTTGGGAAAACATTGCCTTCGCTCTGCCGAATAAAATCAAAAAAAAAGAAAGAAAACCGGAAGCTTTAGCGATATTAGATCGTGTGGGGCTAGCAAACCTTGCCAATGCAATGCCGCATCAAATTTCAGGAGGTCAACGTGCCCGTATCAGCCTACTTAGGATGTTAAGCGCACAACCTAAAGCCGTTCTATTAGATGAACCTTTTAGCAAATTGGATCCTGAACTACGTATTAACTTTAAAACGTGGGTATTTGAACAATTATTTAAAGCCAATATTCCGACTTTAATGGTTACTCACGATGAAGACGATGCGCCTGCAGGAGGTAAAATTCTTCATTGGAGCCAACTCACAATAGAGGCCCAAAGCTATGCTCGATAG
- a CDS encoding ABC transporter substrate-binding protein, with product MKRLLLSCALITFSFISHAKDEASQPNLNWEQVEQQAKGQSVYFNAWGGSQEINDYLRWVTRQVKQKYGVELHHVKVSDISETTTRLLAEKTAGRNSHGSVDMVWINGENFKSMKNSQLLYGPFVSSLPNWDKVDSSLPVTNDFSEPTEGLEAPWGVGQLVYIHDQKKLSVPPQSATQLLAYAKAHPNRITYPKPPQFHGTSFLKALLIELSDDKAALSKPVDKKTFTKVTEPLWQYLDTIQPYLWQQGRQFPTTQPEMLQLLDDDQIDIAITFNPNEVFSAQVSGKLASTTKTYAWKNGALSNIHFLAIPWNANAKEGALVVINFLLNPEAQSRKGDINVWGDPSVLQAKYLSGSAQKTRLFPSIEEPHPSWQMALEQAWIERYSR from the coding sequence ATGAAACGTCTGTTACTGAGTTGTGCATTAATCACTTTTTCATTCATCTCTCATGCAAAAGATGAGGCCTCACAACCTAATCTCAATTGGGAACAAGTTGAACAACAAGCAAAAGGACAAAGTGTCTATTTTAATGCTTGGGGAGGCAGCCAAGAAATCAATGATTATTTGCGCTGGGTAACTCGCCAAGTAAAACAAAAGTACGGTGTTGAACTTCATCATGTCAAAGTCTCTGATATATCAGAAACAACCACTCGCCTATTAGCCGAAAAAACCGCTGGTAGAAATTCGCATGGCAGTGTCGATATGGTTTGGATAAATGGTGAAAACTTTAAATCAATGAAAAATAGTCAATTACTCTATGGCCCTTTTGTTTCAAGCTTGCCTAATTGGGATAAAGTGGATTCAAGCCTACCGGTGACTAATGATTTTTCCGAACCAACGGAAGGTTTAGAAGCACCTTGGGGGGTTGGCCAGTTAGTTTATATTCATGATCAGAAAAAGTTATCGGTCCCCCCTCAATCGGCAACACAGTTATTGGCTTACGCTAAAGCACACCCTAATCGCATTACGTATCCGAAACCACCCCAGTTTCATGGCACCAGCTTTTTAAAAGCCTTATTAATTGAATTATCCGACGACAAGGCGGCCTTATCAAAACCTGTCGATAAGAAAACTTTTACAAAGGTTACTGAGCCTTTGTGGCAGTATTTAGACACCATTCAGCCTTATTTATGGCAGCAAGGACGTCAATTCCCAACGACTCAACCGGAAATGTTGCAGCTTCTCGATGATGACCAAATTGATATTGCAATCACCTTTAACCCTAATGAAGTTTTCTCAGCTCAAGTTAGTGGCAAATTAGCTTCGACAACCAAAACTTACGCATGGAAAAATGGTGCACTCTCTAATATCCACTTTCTCGCTATTCCATGGAATGCCAATGCCAAAGAAGGCGCACTGGTTGTGATCAATTTCCTACTCAACCCTGAAGCACAATCACGTAAAGGTGATATTAATGTTTGGGGTGATCCATCAGTACTACAGGCCAAATACCTCAGCGGAAGTGCACAAAAAACCAGATTATTCCCTTCGATTGAAGAGCCTCATCCAAGTTGGCAAATGGCATTAGAACAGGCATGGATTGAGCGTTATAGTCGATAA
- the elyC gene encoding envelope biogenesis factor ElyC, whose product MFELKKLIGALIMPLPALLIIGFLGLFLVMFTRKRGLGCIFTFISLMGIFLFSFQPISTSLLKPTERAYKAFIPVDGTIDYVMVLGNGHIVDNDIPPTSELSRNGLMRLAEGIRILRLYPGAKLILSGYAGGTSVSNARMMANVAVSLGVSKSDIILLENAQDTWDEAHQATGFVGEKRLVLVTSASHMERAMAEFKSAGLEPIPAPTNYLASDNIEQAWDKFTPQAKYLEQSERYWHEQLGRWWSSLRNTLTNQQNTGTATTLE is encoded by the coding sequence ATGTTTGAACTGAAAAAATTAATTGGTGCATTGATCATGCCTTTACCTGCCTTGTTGATTATTGGCTTTCTAGGCTTATTTCTTGTTATGTTCACCCGTAAACGTGGCTTAGGCTGCATATTCACATTTATTTCTTTAATGGGAATCTTTCTCTTTTCCTTCCAACCAATTTCAACCTCATTACTGAAGCCTACCGAACGCGCATATAAAGCGTTTATCCCTGTCGACGGTACCATTGACTATGTCATGGTATTGGGAAATGGCCATATTGTTGATAACGATATTCCCCCTACTTCCGAACTTTCTCGTAATGGTTTAATGCGTCTTGCGGAGGGCATTCGTATATTACGCCTTTACCCAGGAGCGAAATTAATCTTATCCGGTTATGCTGGCGGAACCTCGGTGAGTAACGCTCGTATGATGGCAAATGTTGCGGTTTCATTAGGGGTGTCCAAGTCCGATATTATCTTATTAGAAAATGCTCAGGACACTTGGGATGAAGCTCATCAAGCGACTGGTTTTGTCGGTGAAAAACGCCTCGTTCTCGTCACTTCGGCTAGCCATATGGAACGTGCGATGGCTGAGTTTAAGAGTGCAGGCTTAGAACCGATCCCAGCTCCAACCAATTACCTAGCGTCAGATAACATTGAGCAAGCATGGGACAAATTCACACCTCAAGCAAAATACTTAGAGCAAAGTGAACGTTATTGGCATGAACAATTAGGTCGCTGGTGGTCATCATTGCGCAATACTCTGACTAACCAACAAAACACCGGCACCGCTACGACGTTAGAGTGA
- a CDS encoding VOC family protein, which produces MYLEHVNLVVSDVPAMLHFYQTAFPHWKIRSEGDDEWHGKPRHWLHLGDDYQYLAISNHGEGQNRNLDGYQVGLAHFAYSVDNLESIVERLVNNGYEIAKPGAENPFRKNVYFVDPAGFEVEFVEYSTDIPSERNNDL; this is translated from the coding sequence ATGTATTTAGAACATGTAAACTTAGTCGTAAGTGATGTGCCAGCCATGCTCCATTTCTATCAAACGGCATTTCCTCACTGGAAAATACGTAGTGAAGGTGATGATGAATGGCATGGAAAGCCAAGGCATTGGCTACATTTAGGCGATGATTATCAGTACCTTGCGATCAGTAATCATGGTGAAGGTCAAAACCGAAATTTAGATGGTTATCAAGTAGGCTTAGCGCATTTTGCTTATTCTGTAGATAACCTAGAGAGCATAGTAGAAAGGTTAGTCAACAACGGATACGAAATAGCAAAACCTGGAGCAGAGAATCCATTTAGGAAAAACGTCTACTTTGTTGACCCTGCGGGGTTTGAGGTTGAGTTTGTTGAATATTCAACAGATATTCCAAGCGAACGAAATAACGATTTATGA
- a CDS encoding ABC transporter permease: MQSKPRRMLRIGYLLVILICFFPLIPGILGMVVPAFGFIPPLDLNVFTSAGFISALSWPGVNRAILQTIMTAIVSTFIAVIMTFAIVQAYWGRRSWYRIEKLLSPILALPHVAFAVGFLFLFSDTGWLARFLQFIFNDTLSFTHSWFSSLYSLQDNIGVSLTLALAIKETPFLLLMSVAVLHNLKIHQTLQVTQGLGYSAPQSWWKVIFPQWLQHMRFPLFAIMAYSCSVVDVSLILGPTHPPTFAVLVWQWFNEPDLSQLPRAAAGAFLLFVLCSLLIGFVWIIERLALIEFRAWLSSGRHNRLALKPYFFHLIVTVSLLVIPIIILWTFAQRWSFPSLLPTFWSTRFWISEWPYIQATMITSVTLALLSSGVAFILALIAHEYRGHFRFHIPMYIIALPMLVPQLSLLFGLQITSLWINQEHYWFWVVWAHTFFVFPYTYLALDGPWKSYPNRLSQTAVSLGVSPLKTFFLIKLRTLSSGLLFAWAMGMSVSLAQYLPTLMLGSGRVVTLTTEAVALSSGHDRRVVALYALWQAILPFVFFSLAFIGNRILQPRNQPTYKQESRSL; the protein is encoded by the coding sequence ATGCAAAGCAAGCCAAGACGTATGCTACGCATCGGTTATTTACTGGTGATTTTGATCTGCTTTTTTCCTCTAATTCCTGGGATTTTAGGTATGGTCGTGCCTGCGTTTGGCTTTATCCCCCCTCTTGATCTGAATGTTTTCACCTCTGCGGGGTTTATTTCAGCCTTAAGCTGGCCTGGGGTTAACCGCGCCATATTACAAACCATAATGACCGCTATCGTCAGTACTTTTATTGCTGTGATCATGACATTTGCCATTGTACAAGCGTATTGGGGACGTCGTTCATGGTATCGAATAGAAAAGCTCTTATCACCAATCTTGGCTTTACCTCATGTTGCTTTCGCGGTTGGTTTCCTATTCTTGTTTTCTGATACTGGTTGGTTAGCCCGCTTTCTACAATTTATCTTTAATGACACCTTGAGTTTCACCCATTCTTGGTTCAGCTCGCTGTATTCACTACAAGATAATATTGGAGTTAGCTTAACGTTGGCTTTAGCAATAAAAGAAACACCTTTTTTATTACTTATGAGTGTCGCTGTACTTCATAACCTAAAAATCCATCAAACCCTGCAAGTCACACAAGGCTTAGGGTATTCTGCCCCCCAATCATGGTGGAAGGTTATTTTCCCCCAATGGCTACAACACATGCGCTTTCCTTTGTTCGCCATCATGGCTTATTCATGCTCTGTGGTTGATGTCAGTCTAATTTTAGGCCCAACACACCCTCCAACATTTGCAGTATTAGTGTGGCAATGGTTTAACGAGCCCGATCTATCTCAACTCCCAAGAGCTGCGGCTGGGGCTTTTTTATTATTTGTATTATGCTCGTTGTTAATTGGATTTGTCTGGATAATTGAGCGTTTAGCTCTAATCGAATTTCGTGCTTGGTTAAGCTCTGGCAGACATAACCGCTTAGCACTGAAGCCCTACTTCTTTCACCTTATCGTGACTGTTAGCTTATTGGTTATTCCAATCATTATTCTTTGGACTTTCGCTCAACGTTGGTCTTTTCCGAGCTTACTGCCTACATTCTGGAGCACTCGATTTTGGATAAGTGAATGGCCTTATATTCAAGCAACGATGATTACAAGTGTTACTCTAGCCCTACTAAGCAGTGGGGTCGCTTTTATTCTTGCTCTTATCGCTCACGAGTACAGGGGGCATTTTCGCTTTCACATTCCAATGTATATTATTGCTTTACCGATGCTTGTTCCTCAGCTCTCTTTGCTTTTTGGTCTACAAATCACTAGCCTTTGGATTAATCAGGAACATTATTGGTTTTGGGTTGTGTGGGCGCATACTTTTTTTGTTTTTCCTTATACTTATCTTGCTTTAGACGGACCATGGAAAAGTTACCCTAATCGTTTATCTCAAACGGCGGTCAGCCTTGGAGTTTCTCCTCTAAAAACATTCTTTTTGATAAAATTACGTACATTATCCAGTGGACTATTATTTGCTTGGGCCATGGGAATGAGTGTGAGCTTGGCCCAATATTTACCAACATTAATGCTTGGCTCAGGTAGAGTCGTGACATTAACAACCGAAGCCGTTGCCCTCTCGAGTGGGCATGATAGAAGAGTCGTTGCGTTATATGCGCTGTGGCAAGCCATACTTCCTTTTGTTTTTTTTAGCTTAGCTTTTATCGGTAATCGCATTTTACAACCACGTAATCAACCTACTTATAAGCAGGAGTCGCGTTCATTATGA
- the pyrF gene encoding orotidine-5'-phosphate decarboxylase: protein MLDPKVIVALDYENQNDALAFVDNIDPTQCRLKVGKEMFTLFGPGFVRELHKRGFSVFLDLKFHDIPNTCSKAVKAAAELGVWMVNVHASGGERMMSASREILEPYGQDRPLLIGVTVLTSMEQSDLAGIGLDVTPQEQVKRLAKLTQQSGLDGVVCSAHESSILKAELGKDFKLVTPGIRPVGSAAGDQRRIMTPAEAMVAGSDYLVIGRPITQAEQPNQVLLDINASLNV from the coding sequence ATGTTAGACCCAAAAGTGATTGTTGCCTTAGATTATGAAAATCAAAATGATGCATTAGCTTTCGTGGATAATATTGATCCTACACAATGTCGACTTAAGGTTGGCAAAGAAATGTTTACTCTATTTGGCCCTGGTTTTGTTCGTGAATTACACAAGCGTGGTTTCTCTGTTTTTTTAGATCTTAAATTCCACGATATTCCTAATACTTGTTCAAAAGCCGTAAAAGCAGCGGCGGAACTCGGCGTTTGGATGGTTAATGTTCACGCTAGTGGTGGAGAGCGTATGATGTCGGCATCACGCGAAATCCTTGAACCTTATGGTCAGGATCGTCCATTACTGATTGGGGTAACGGTATTAACCAGTATGGAGCAATCGGATTTGGCTGGTATTGGACTTGATGTCACTCCTCAAGAGCAAGTTAAGCGTTTAGCTAAGCTAACACAACAAAGTGGCCTAGATGGGGTGGTATGTTCGGCACATGAGTCTTCAATATTGAAGGCTGAGCTAGGAAAAGATTTTAAGTTAGTGACACCTGGTATTCGCCCAGTAGGCAGTGCAGCAGGAGATCAGCGCCGTATTATGACGCCGGCAGAAGCAATGGTTGCAGGTTCTGATTACTTAGTTATTGGCCGCCCAATTACTCAAGCTGAGCAGCCAAACCAAGTTTTGTTGGATATCAATGCTTCATTGAATGTTTGA
- a CDS encoding CDP-alcohol phosphatidyltransferase family protein has product MLDRHVIPIIKKPLESLARYCVLHHVKADQITIISFVIGLLAIPALWGQYYLLALIFIVLNRIGDGLDGAIARQTQPSDSGGFLDISLDFIFYALIPFGFILANPAQNALWGALLIVSFVGTGSSFLAFASIAGKHDIANPVYQNKSLYYMSGITEGTETIAFFIAFCLWPSLFPQLAAIFSILCLVTTMNRIWAGYRTIQTFENKQNKEEGL; this is encoded by the coding sequence ATGCTCGATAGACATGTCATCCCTATCATAAAGAAGCCTCTGGAATCATTGGCTCGTTATTGTGTCCTGCATCATGTCAAAGCAGATCAAATTACGATAATAAGCTTTGTTATTGGTTTATTAGCGATCCCAGCGTTATGGGGGCAATATTATCTATTAGCCTTAATATTCATCGTGCTAAATCGAATCGGAGATGGATTAGATGGCGCTATAGCTAGACAAACTCAACCTTCAGATTCTGGTGGCTTTCTTGATATCAGCTTAGATTTTATTTTTTATGCTCTGATCCCATTTGGCTTTATATTGGCCAATCCCGCACAAAATGCACTGTGGGGAGCGTTATTAATCGTGTCCTTCGTTGGTACCGGCAGTAGCTTCTTAGCTTTCGCTTCAATTGCAGGGAAACATGACATTGCTAACCCTGTTTATCAAAACAAATCTTTATACTACATGTCAGGTATCACTGAAGGCACTGAAACTATCGCTTTCTTTATCGCATTTTGCCTCTGGCCATCTCTGTTTCCACAACTCGCCGCTATTTTTTCCATTCTATGCTTGGTGACCACGATGAATAGAATTTGGGCGGGTTACCGTACCATTCAAACTTTTGAAAATAAGCAAAATAAAGAGGAAGGGTTATGA
- a CDS encoding substrate-binding domain-containing protein, translated as MATIKDVARIAGVSTTTVSHVINKTRFVAEATQEKVMAAVKELNYAPSAVARSLKCNTTSTIGMLVTQSTNPFFAEVVDGVESYCYRKGYTLILCNTGGRADKQRDYIRMLAGKRVDGLLVMCSDLDADLQEMLDGHPDIPKVVMDWGPETSQADKIIDNSEEGGYLATRFLIDKGHTDIACLSGHFEKVACKERIAGCKRALAEEGLTLPEEWLLEGNFECDTAVIAADKILAMDKKPTAVFCFNDIMALGLMSRLQEQGMKVPEDISVIGYDNIDISPYFSPPLTTVHQPKRRLGKNAVEILLERIKDKNHAKQTFEMFPEILERSSVKTLK; from the coding sequence ATGGCTACAATTAAAGATGTCGCACGTATTGCTGGTGTTTCAACCACCACGGTGTCACATGTCATCAATAAGACTCGTTTTGTTGCAGAAGCAACCCAAGAAAAAGTCATGGCCGCAGTGAAGGAACTTAACTATGCCCCAAGCGCTGTTGCTCGTAGCTTAAAATGCAACACCACTAGCACCATTGGTATGTTGGTAACACAATCTACTAACCCATTTTTTGCTGAAGTCGTCGATGGTGTTGAGAGCTATTGTTACCGTAAAGGCTATACGCTTATTCTTTGTAATACTGGTGGTCGTGCCGATAAACAACGTGATTATATCCGTATGTTAGCGGGCAAACGTGTGGATGGTCTTTTGGTTATGTGTTCGGATTTAGACGCCGATCTACAAGAAATGCTAGATGGTCATCCTGATATTCCAAAAGTGGTGATGGATTGGGGCCCAGAAACATCTCAAGCTGATAAGATCATCGATAACTCAGAAGAAGGTGGTTACCTAGCGACTCGTTTCTTGATTGATAAAGGACACACAGATATTGCCTGTTTAAGTGGTCACTTTGAAAAAGTCGCCTGTAAAGAGCGTATTGCTGGCTGTAAACGTGCCTTGGCAGAAGAAGGCTTAACGCTTCCTGAAGAATGGTTATTAGAAGGTAACTTTGAGTGTGATACTGCTGTGATTGCCGCCGATAAAATTCTTGCTATGGATAAGAAACCAACGGCTGTGTTCTGCTTTAACGATATCATGGCTCTAGGCTTAATGAGCCGCCTACAAGAGCAAGGCATGAAAGTACCAGAAGATATCTCGGTGATTGGTTACGATAACATTGATATTTCACCGTACTTCTCTCCACCGCTAACCACAGTACACCAACCTAAGCGTCGTTTAGGTAAAAATGCGGTAGAAATTTTATTAGAACGTATCAAAGATAAAAACCATGCAAAACAAACCTTTGAAATGTTCCCAGAAATTCTTGAGCGCTCTTCAGTCAAAACGCTGAAATAA
- a CDS encoding alpha/beta fold hydrolase, protein MTKELLFHKTYLHPSSQEWVVFVHGAGGSSSLWFKQIKDYRQHYNLLLIDLRGHGRSNQLLKNIISKHYSFQDVTTDILNVLDHLNIEKAHFIGMSLGTILVRNLAEMAPKKVQSMVLGGAVTRLDVRSQLLVKVGYWSKNIIPYMWLYKLFAYIIMPQRGQKESRHLFIREAKKLCQKEFKRWFKLSVDVNPMMRYFRDRELPIPTLYLMGEMDYMFIRPVKEMVKQHKFSRLLEIPGCGHVCNVEKPVEFNQHSLAFIQQYSQA, encoded by the coding sequence ATGACAAAAGAGCTTTTGTTTCATAAAACTTATTTGCATCCAAGTAGCCAAGAATGGGTGGTATTCGTTCATGGCGCTGGTGGCAGCTCATCTCTATGGTTTAAACAAATTAAAGACTACCGTCAACATTACAATTTACTTTTGATTGATTTAAGAGGACATGGGCGTTCAAATCAGTTACTTAAAAACATCATTTCAAAGCACTACTCGTTCCAAGATGTGACCACGGATATTCTTAATGTGTTAGATCATCTTAATATAGAAAAAGCGCACTTCATCGGTATGTCTTTAGGGACTATTTTAGTTCGTAATTTAGCAGAAATGGCGCCAAAAAAAGTACAAAGTATGGTGCTAGGTGGCGCGGTTACTCGGCTGGATGTGCGTTCTCAACTATTGGTAAAGGTTGGCTATTGGAGCAAAAACATCATTCCTTATATGTGGCTATATAAGTTGTTTGCTTACATCATTATGCCTCAGCGTGGACAAAAAGAGTCTCGCCACTTATTTATCCGCGAAGCGAAAAAGTTATGCCAAAAAGAGTTCAAAAGATGGTTCAAGCTGTCGGTTGATGTTAATCCGATGATGCGATATTTCAGAGACCGCGAATTACCGATCCCGACGTTGTACCTTATGGGTGAGATGGATTATATGTTTATTCGACCAGTAAAAGAGATGGTCAAACAGCATAAGTTTAGTCGCTTACTTGAAATTCCGGGTTGCGGCCATGTTTGTAATGTCGAAAAGCCCGTTGAGTTTAATCAACATTCTTTGGCTTTTATTCAACAATACAGCCAAGCTTAG
- a CDS encoding putative signal transducing protein yields the protein MKIFSASNPVEAHIVCELLKSQHIMAKVHSSEIFSLKGEIPLTNDTDPYVWLLDENDESKAREIVSDYEKEEWRPNWFCLQCHESIEAQFAVCWNCGQANPSQDKEA from the coding sequence ATGAAAATCTTCAGCGCAAGCAACCCTGTTGAAGCTCATATCGTTTGTGAGCTGCTTAAAAGCCAACATATTATGGCAAAGGTTCATTCTAGTGAGATTTTCAGCTTGAAGGGAGAAATCCCCTTAACCAATGATACTGATCCTTATGTGTGGTTACTTGATGAAAATGATGAAAGTAAAGCGAGAGAGATCGTGAGTGATTATGAAAAAGAAGAATGGCGACCCAATTGGTTCTGCCTTCAATGCCATGAAAGTATTGAAGCTCAATTTGCGGTGTGTTGGAACTGTGGTCAAGCTAACCCATCACAAGATAAAGAAGCATAA
- the ihfB gene encoding integration host factor subunit beta, with the protein MTKSELIERLCAQQTHLSAKEVEDAVKDILEHMASKLEERDRIEIRGFGSFSLHYREPRVGRNPKSGEKVELDGKYVPHFKPGKELRERVNNSIA; encoded by the coding sequence ATGACTAAGTCAGAATTAATTGAAAGACTCTGTGCTCAGCAAACCCATTTATCAGCAAAAGAAGTTGAAGATGCCGTAAAGGATATTCTTGAACATATGGCTTCTAAGTTGGAAGAGCGGGATCGTATTGAAATTCGTGGTTTCGGCAGTTTTTCTCTACATTATCGTGAACCACGTGTTGGACGTAACCCTAAATCAGGTGAAAAAGTGGAATTGGACGGTAAATACGTTCCTCACTTTAAACCAGGAAAAGAACTACGCGAACGTGTTAATAACAGTATCGCGTAA